One Syngnathus acus chromosome 13, fSynAcu1.2, whole genome shotgun sequence genomic window carries:
- the c2cd3 gene encoding C2 domain-containing protein 3 isoform X1: protein MKSRKQGSVKAAGLTKPKALCDVPASTSLPPLVEGELRGFLRVTVSRLRWSVARPPPVTRVRLRWWGESSDGTLFIPRDDASPSHGSVKTTARFPVRCGTKQLTSYLADMGNLVLEVLSEQDCLPVAHARVPDISRLSQSQPITGFYALVSPASKKLGQCEVSLQLEPVAGACRKRKSGTDLSSNVPHVATLDKAPPPATDKSYVSSGGNAFRGKDGPQTHRDETVENFKLQANGQKEDARPRNDILSVILERGSKLRDAMLVSALKSDMDAAPVLKDLQLPLQRDNARAPSIPSEVVLEKIPHAQADDEVGDRRRRLASSPDLDLRAVDLLLGRSKTPPPWQGEGSFPDTLSIHSSASGDSELGDPQYDHSLLENLFYKTPMSDLRADEAAADGQGQTESLSATAKQLRPPASTTGDDVAAELRGASTDIGTPLSQERLTFLSFMRLVKVTVCSLSVPACCASPPTEKPPSKSPLLLRRKKCTYFVEYSFPKTSSSGRHGRSAVPGVEVTRAASSNVTEGVVSFNQLSVFPVRFSKTTVEVWWSTELLFRIYVRKNDQKKAVVMGEASHPLRCLLQSQRLSQSLALPVRTVDGALRQLCLLKVLLELSTSNRDSEMCEKREDSSTRSTQSPPRESSQCLEFCSEEPAARSSEDSAPNVPPGRRSAVTLPRARCAEEAPEVLLHTLLMVPDGKNFTGGPAQAVNVYLNCKMFWCDEVARSVVSWGRANPSFNFVQVTPVALTAHLLERMRNNVMVIEVWQKTGGSGHEGLLGLVKLPLHQFYMSFRDPKIAQLLLQAQYPVLGVDCYMPVVDVFSGGCRGSLRVTLAMGLCEQVLALQRARDEEGETPGRPPLRPLGLLEHQPGLPAKAAGYFRAGDSSAASLASRARAMTEHVFTIRVEKVTGLTALQSTVWGEADCYVQYAFPCQEGADVDAALHEYNTDLKPFRTTTTLCVPDPVLGHTETHALLAPEGVPVQKLLLSSLSSQGLSGGGGVHFEVRCRYYYPNVREQLVAKGILPLSKLCAMVTMQGQQPSAEARMFSIALLPTADDLAAHQPVPSGLLDVCVRYNYRPARADAPAARGAASCPVTLVLRVHRACGLQAAARAVAQHDERYDYFASVGVNSYVSVRLSFLPDHEPTCTRVAARTFYPEFEHLAEVRCHVLVPKSGGETCSLAEQLAEAWAVFAVWNKDSRRGATCRPPDVMLGTVKIQLVDLLRKTTGISGWFGISAARESPQSQHASVGGLEISIGFAHHSERERLIRVARDLGWDPTRAQVDSDELGAWELSARKLSLTLSVPRAWVPLRCLLLPGHDSLQRSTYCYLRYKFYEHEAFCSHMKHPCAGEATEGDRATVTFQGSRTLELMSSQPLLWYLREERLEVQVWVAFQKDKGQRPRDTDRLLGSAFVDLSSLAKAHGHKLTLSGVYPLFRRSAADLQGAALRVHISLTADGHFPTAEDPPADSDSQEETLVEEPAAPPPPTVSPTVSPTVPPTAPPPPTAPPTAPPTALPPPPQPTQSQTTQDDASSRAAQVMSDDLSFPVTLAVHGAKNLSLNGESGEGTLRCYVSYVVADSAAPVSTAVAAQTDRPVWDHQHDCRLSKRLLLDPQQSLVFKVWHKGGAEAERAIGFASVDLTPLLCGLRSLCGWYNVTDFSGHCRGQLKVSVRPLEWVQDLRGQRKADAEPSSQSVPRTYRTSATYSSFPSHISRYPEQHISSPEHVDAVFPQSSAPSESERHHEHMQKVRLHHRSLQEQAGLHSGSGDELTRSSSLLFSTISGEVKPSISTRRKIMSEQDNVQRYFSSKIAPPAFPTASEPDERESDEGDAPRLLVTSRRDVEGQSQEAICSVLHSRSAKEQHADASSSPRAASSRLPSFPASQSEETESEEAETTDGDGECPSRCSSSDEEEDYEEVVVEPRRLNELPISTHKTALQNSVTSHPDQSRTKSGGGQEAVARDRPPDSMDESSEDASISPSEDDAVGAPPKQVSLPNFFLPSQQLEASLRVVRLAPSFSNSSGDTERGPTPPQIPRRGPRHCPDMSPTSRKRQTERFARICAARLDDDDDDD from the exons ATGAAAAGCCGAAAACAGGGCTCGGTCAAAGCCGCCGGGCTCACGAAGCCGAAAG CCCTGTGCGATGTGCCGGCCTCCACCAGCCTGCCCCCCCTCGTGGAAGGAGAGCTGCGCGGCTTCCTGCGCGTGACCGTGAGCCGTCTGCGCTGGAGCGTGGCCAGGCCCCCGCCGGTGACGCGGGTGCGTCTGCGCTGGTGGGGGGAGTCGTCGGACGGCACGCTCTTCATCCCCCGGGATGACGCGTCTCCCTCGCACGGGAGCGTCAAAACCACGGCGCGCTTCCCCGTGCGCTGCGGCACCAAGCAGCTCACCTCCTACCTGGCAG ATATGGGCAACTTGGTGCTGGAAGTGTTGAGCGAGCAAGATTGTCTTCCCGTCGCACACGCTCGAGTGCCGGACATCTCTCGCCTCTCCCAGTCGCAGCCCATCACCGGATTTTACGCCCTGGTGTCACCCGCCTCCAAGAAGCTCGGCCAGTGTGAG GTTTCGCTCCAATTGGAGCCTGTGGCCGGAGCGTGCCGCAAGCGCAAATCCGGCACCGATTTAAGCAGCAACGTTCCTCACGTGGCCACCCTTGACAAGGCTCCGCCTCCCGCCACCGACAAATCATACGTGAGCAGCGGTGGAAACGCGTTCAG AGGGAAAGATGGCCCGCAGACGCATCGAGATGAGACCGTGGAGAACTTCAAGTTGCAAGCAAACGGTCAAAAAGAGGACGCTCGGCCGAGAAATGACATCCTGTCAG TCATTTTGGAGCGTGGCAGCAAACTTCGGGACGCTATGCTTGTGTCAGCGTTGAAAAGCGACATGGACGCTGCCCCGGTTCTCAAAGACCTCCAACTGCCTCTGCAGAGGGACAACGCCAGAGCGCCTTCCAT CCCCTCCGAAGTGGTCCTTGAAAAGATCCCGCACGCCCAGGCCGACGACGAGGTCGGagaccgccgccgccgcctcgctTCTTCGCCTGACCTGGACCTCAGAGCTGTGGATCTCCTCCTCGGCAG GTCGAAGACTCCGCCTCCGTGGCAGGGCGAGGGCTCCTTCCCCGACACTCTGTCCATTCACAGCAGCGCGAGCGGAGACAGCGAGCTTGGCGACCCGCAGTACGATCACAGCTTGCTGGAAAATCTCTTCTACAAAACCCCC ATGTCAGATTTGAGAGCAGACGAGGCAGCTGCCGACGGCCAAGGGCAGACCGAGAGTCTGTCGGCGACAGCCAAACAGTTGAGGCCGCCTGCGTCCACGACGGGCGACGA CGTCGCCGCGGAGCTTCGAGGTGCCTCGACGGATATCGGCACTCCTCTGAGTCAGGAGCGGCTGACCTTTCTGAGTTTCATGCGACTGGTCAAAGTGACCGTCTGCTCGCTGAGCGTGCCGGCGTGCTGCGCCAGCCCCCCGACCGAGAAGCCCCCGAGCAAATCTCCTTTGCTGTTACGTCGAAAGAAGTG CACCTACTTTGTGGAGTATAGCTTCCCCAAGACTTCCTCCTCGGGTCGACACGGCCGAAGCGCGGTGCCAGGGGTGGAGGTGACCAGAGCCGCTTCCAGTAACGTCACAGAAGGAG TGGTGAGCTTCAATCAGCTCTCTGTGTTTCCCGTCCGCTTCAGCAAAACCACGGTGGAAGTCTGGTGGTCAACCGAGCTCCTTTTTCGAATTTACGTCcgaaaaaatgaccaaaagaaA GCCGTCGTCATGGGAGAGGCCTCTCATCCGCTGCGATGTCTGCTGCAGAGCCAACGGCTCAGCCAGTCGCTGGCGCTGCCGGTGCGCACCGTGGACGGCGCTCTGCGACAACTCTGTCTTCTCAAG GTGCTGCTCGAACTTTCGACCAGCAACAGAGACTCTGAAATGTGTGAGAAAAGAGAGGATTCGTCCACTCGCTCCACACAGAGTCCACCTCGGGAGTCCTCGCAATGCCTCGAGTTTTGCTCGGAGGAGCCGGCCGCTCGCTCTTCGGAAGACTCGGCCCCGAACGTTCCTCCCGGTCGACGCTCGGCGGTCACCCTTCCCCGCGCGCGCTGCGCGGAGGAAGCGCCCGAGGTCCTGCTGCACACGCTGCTGATGGTGCCGGACGGCAAGAACTTCACCGGTGGGCCGGCGCAGGCCGTCAACGTGTATTTGAACTGCAAGATGTTCTGGTGTGACGAGGTGGCCAGGTCTGTGGTCAGCTGGGGACGCGCCAACCCTTCTTTTAACTTTGTCCAG GTAACTCCCGTGGCTTTGACGGCGCACTTACTGGAGCGGATGAGGAACAACGTGATGGTGATCGAAGTTTGGCAGAAGACGGGCGGCTCCGGCCACGAGGGACTCCTCGGTCTCGTGAAGCTGCCTCTACACCAGTTCTACATGTCCTTCAG GGATCCAAAGATCGCCCAGCTTCTTCTGCAGGCGCAGTACCCCGTTTTAGGGGTGGACTGCTACATGCCGGTGGTGGACGTGTTCTCGGGTGGCTGCCGAGGCAGCCTCCGGGTCACGCTGGCCATGGGCCTCTGCGAGCAGGTGCTCGCCCTGCAGCGCGCCAGAGACGAAGAGGGCGAGACGCCGGGCCGCCCGCCCCTCAGACCCCTTGGCCTGCTCGAGCACCAGCCCGGCCTGCCCGCTAAG GCGGCAGGCTACTTCCGGGCGGGGGACTCGAGCGCTGCCTCTCTCGCCTCACGGGCACGAGCGATGACCGAGCACGTGTTCACGATCAGAGTGGAAAAGGTGACGGGCCTGACTGCCCTGCAGTCGACGGTGTGGGGGGAGGCCGACTGTTACGTCCAGTACGCCTTCCCCTGCCAGGAAGGCGCCGATGTAGACGCCGCGCTCCACGAGTACA ACACGGACCTGAAGCCTTTtcgcaccaccaccaccttgtGCGTGCCCGACCCAGTGTTGGGCCACACGGAGACGCACGCCCTCTTGGCTCCTGAAGGCGTTCCCGTTCAGAAGCTCCTGCTCAGCTCTCTTTCCAGCCAGGGTCTGAGCGGCGGCGGGGGTGTCCATTTTGAAGTGCGGTGCAG ATACTATTATCCCAATGTGCGAGAGCAGCTGGTGGCCAAAGGGATTTTGCCCTTGTCCAAGCTGTGCGCCATGGTCACCATGCAGGGACAGCAACCTTCCGCCGAGGCCCGGATGTTCTCCATAGCCCTGCTCCCCACAGCGGACGACTTGGCGGCACATCAGCCTGTACCCTCTG gCCTCCTGGACGTGTGCGTTCGCTACAACTACCGGCCTGCGAGAGCGGACGCGCCCGCCGCCAGAGGAGCCGCCTCCTGTCCTGTGACCCTCGTGCTTCGAGTGCACAGAGCGTGCGGTTTGCAGGCAGCGGCCAG AGCCGTAGCCCAGCACGACGAAAGGTACGACTACTTTGCCAGCGTGGGCGTCAACTCCTACGTGAGCGTCCGCTTGTCCTTCTTGCCCGACCACGAGCCCACGTGCACCCGCGTGGCCGCCAGGACCTTCTACCCCGAGTTTGAGCACCTGGCCGAGGTGCGCTGCCACGTGCTGGTCCCCAAGAGCGGCGGTGAAACCTGCAGCCTGGCCGAGCAGCTGGCCGAAGCTTGGGCCGTCTTCGCCGTCTGGAATAAAGACAGCCGCCGAG GTGCGACTTGCAGGCCTCCAGATGTGATGTTGGGCACAGTGAAAATCCAGCTGGTGGACCTCCTGCGGAAAACCACAG GTATTTCCGGCTGGTTCGGCATCTCCGCTGCCCGGGAATCTCCTCAAAGTCAGCACGCGTCGGTCGGCGGCTTGGAGATCTCCATCGGCTTCGCCCACCACTCGGAGCGGGAGCGGCTCATTCGCGTGGCTCGGGATTTGGGCTGGGATCCCACCCGGGCTCAGGTGGACTCTGACGAGCTGGGCGCCTGGGAGCTGAGCGCCAGGAAGTTATCCCTGACCTTGTCCGTACCCAGAGCCTGGGTACCGCTCCGCTGCCTGCTCCTGCCGGGCCACGACTCCCTGCAGCGCTCCACCTACTGTTACCTCCGTTACAAGTTCTACGAGCACGAGGCCTTCTGCTCGCACATGAAGCACCCGTGCGCCGGCGAGGCGACCGAGGGCGACCGGGCCACCGTGACCTTCCAGGGGAGTCGCACGCTGGAGCTGATGAGCTCGCAGCCGCTCTTGTGGTACCTTCGAGAGGAGAGGCTGGAGGTCCAGGTGTGGGTGGCTTTCCAGAAGGACAAAGGCCAGAGGCCCCGAGACACGGACCGCCTGCTGGGCTCCGCCTTTGTCGATCTGTCCTCGCTCGCCAAGGCTCACGGGCACAAGTTGACTCTCAGTG GCGTGTATCCGCTGTTCAGGCGCTCGGCGGCAGACCTGCAGGGCGCCGCGCTGCGGGTGCACATCAGCCTGACCGCCGACGGTCACTTTCCGACGGCGGAAGACCCCCCGGCGGACTCCGACAGCCAGGAAGAAACCTTAGTCGAGGAGCCggcagcgccgccgccgccaacgGTGTCGCCAACGGTGTCGCCAACGGTGCCGCCAACGGCACCGCCGCCGCCAACGGCACCGCCAACGGCACCGCCAACGgcactgccgccgccgcctcaaCCGACGCAAAGCCAAACCACCCAAGATGACGCCTCGTCGCGCGCGGCCCAAGTGATGAGTGACGACTTGTCGTTCCCGGTCACGCTTGCCGTGCACGGGGCCAAGAACCTCAGTCTAAATG GCGAGAGCGGCGAAGGGACGCTACGCTGCTACGTCTCGTACGTCGTCGCCGACTCGGCGGCACCCGTATCCACGGCCGTGGCGGCCCAAACCGACCGGCCCGTGTGGGACCACCAACACGACTGCCG GCTGTCCAAGCGGCTCCTCCTCGACCCTCAACAGAGCTTGGTGTTCAAAGTGTGGCACAAAGGCGGCGCCGAAGCGGAGCGGGCCATCGGTTTCGCCTCTGTCGACCTGACCCCGTTGCTGTGCGGCCTGCGCTCGCTGTGCGGCTGGTACAACGTCACCGACTTCAGCGGCCATTGCCGCGGCCAGCTCAAAGTGAGCGTCCGGCCGCTGGAATGGGTGCAGGACCTCCGAGGGCAGAGGAAAGCGGACGCCGAG CCTTCGTCGCAGTCGGTGCCTCGCACTTACCGGACCAGCGCCACCTACAGCAGCTTCCCTTCCCACATCAGTCGATACCCCGAGCAGCACATCTCCTCACCCGAGCACGTGGACGCCGTCTTTCCCCAAAG CTCGGCGCCCAGTGAGAGCGAGCGCCACCACGAGCACATGCAAAAGGTGCGTCTTCATCATCGGAGCCTTCAAGAGCAGGCCGGCCTTCACTCGGGCAGCGGCGATGAGCTCACCCGCTCCAGCTCTCTGCTCTTCTCCACAATCAG CGGTGAAGTTAAACCAAGCATCTCAACACGCAGGAAGATTATGAGCGAGCAAGACAACGTCCAGAGATATTTCAGCAGCAAGATTGCGCCGCCCGCCTTCCCGACGGCCTCGGAGCCAGACGAGCGGGAGTCCGACGAGGGTGACGCGCCGCGGCTTCTCGTCACGTCCCGACGCGATG TTGAAGGTCAAAGCCAAGAAGCCATTTGCTCCGTCCTCCATAGTAGGTCAGCCAAAGAGCAGCACGCAGACGCGAGCTCCAGCCCACGCGCCGCTTCCTCCCGCCTGCCGTCGTTTCCGGCATCTCAGTCTGAGGAAACGGAGAGCGAGGAAGCGGAAACCACCGACGGCGATGGGGAATGTCCATCACGGTGCAGCAGCagcgacgaggaggaggattaCGAGGAAGTGGTGGTGGAGCCCAGGCGTTTGAATGAGCTGCCCATTTCCACCCATAAGACCGCTTTGCAGAATAGCGTCACGTCACACCCGGACCAGAGTCGGACCAAATCCGGCGGGGGACAAGAAGCCGTCGCTCGTGACCGCCCCCCCGACAGCATGGACGAGTCATCGGAGGACGCCTCGATCTCTCCGAGCGAGGACGACGCGGTGGGCGCACCGCCCAAACAAGT CTCGCTTCCCAACTTTTTCCTGCCCTCTCAGCAGCTGGAGGCCTCGCTGAGAGTGGTACGCTTGGCGCCCTCCTTCTCCAATTCATCCGGCGACACA GAGCGCGGTCCGACTCCGCCTCAAATTCCTCGCAGGGGTCCTCGGCACTGTCCCGACATGTCGCCCACTTCCAGGAAGAGGCAGACGGAACGGTTTGCCCGAATCTGCGCCGCTCGCTtggacgacgacgatgacgacgactaG